A region of the Thiomicrorhabdus sp. genome:
TGGCTAAGCCCTTTTACTTTATTTACAGGACTGGCGGTTGTTATAGGTTATGCGTTAATGGGAGCGAGTTGGTTAGTCATGAAAACCACTGATGGTATGCAACAAAAAGCTCGTACAATCAGTGCCTTTGCAATAACAATCACTTTTGTGGCTCTAATTATTATCAGTTTATGGACAACTGACCTTAATCAGTATTATTTTGATAAATGGTTTAACTGGCCTGGGTATTGGTTTACTTTGCTAATTCCTCTAATGTCTATTATTGCTACAACCTGGTTTATTTACGGGTTATATAAACAAAGTCAATTTACTCAAAAACAAGCTACAGAAAAACAAGTGACAGCAAAACATCAAAGCACGCCTTTTTTAGCTTCTATTGCTTTATTTGCCTCTGGTTATATTGGCGTGTTATACAACTTATATCCTTATATTTTGCCTCCAAACCTTACCTTTAAAGCCGCAGCCGCTCCCGACAGTAGCTTACACTTTTTAATCATTGGTACTTTAGTCATGTTACCCATTGTGGTGAGCTACTTCGTTTATAGTCATTATGTATTTAGAGGTAAAGTAAAACCAAAAGAGCTGGATTATTAACTCACGCACTCTTCTATTTCACCTACAAAAAAGCCAGACAATGTCTGGCTTTTTTGCTCAATTAAAAGTCTGAACGTTTAATTGTTAACTAGTGATTTAATCCACACTTTATTGGTTAAAAATGATGGAATCAATAGGCGTTCACGTTTGCTATCAAAACCTAAATCAGCTGGTGACTCTAATCCTGAAAACAACGTTTTTGGTTCAGCATTATTTTGCATCTCTTTAATAGCTTGTGCTTTCCAACTAGAAAAAATCACATTGCCATTATTGTCAGTAATCAAACCGTCTAACTTGTTATACGGTAGCTTTTCACTGCTTAACAACTTACCTTGTAAATCAAAACGATGCACTTGACCACTAGCGATAGTCACCATAATCAATTGACCATCTTTTTCAAGAATACCGTTTGGACGACCCAAATCTTGCCCCTTAGTTAAAGTAGTAATATCACCTTTAGCTGATACATGGTAAATCGCATCGGTTCCTGCTGGTTTAAACCCTGCAGCTACACCACTATCGGTTACCCAGACACCCCCTTGTGACGATGGCGTAACCCCATTTAAAAATGAACTGCCTGCAATAGGGAAACTCGCCATTGGCTTTCCGGTGGTCAAATCAAAAGTGCGAATCGTATCAATATCAGCGACATAAAGCGTATTGCCATCCGCAACCATACCTTTTGGAGCACTTAATTTAACCCCATTTTTACCACCTGCTATCCATTTTAAATCCAAAACTTTCCCATCTGGACTAAGCTTGGAGATAAAACCATTATTGTCTTTATCAAAAGGGCTTCCATGAATATTTGCCACCAAATAAACATCATGTTTAGCGTCATACTCTACCGATTCAGGCGTTTGAAAACCGACATTATCCACTACAATATTTACAGAATTTTTAGCATCGGCCGTATTTGCCGCATGAACTACAGAGATAGAAGATAAGCTTACCAGGCCTGTAAAAAACAATCCTAAAGCAACCAACAAACCTTTTTTATTTAAAACTTGAACGTCCATAACATCTCCAATTAACCAGACAATATCTACTTTTTTGATATGAGGTATCGCACTCATGAATACTCATTCTAATATTAGCAAATTCGTTAACAAAAACTAAAATCAAAACCACAAAAAACATACAAATAGAAGATTGCAGCCACAAACGCATTACGGCATACTTTCAGTCACTATAATTTATGAGGAGCCATCATGGTCAGTTTAACTACTCCAATTTGCAATTTTAACGCACCTGCTATTGATTTTGATTTACTGGGCGTAGATAACCAAAACTGGACACTTGAAAAAGCGAAAGGCCCAAATGGATTATTAATTATGTTCATTTGCAATCACTGTCCTTACGTTAAAGCAATCCAACAACGCTTGGTTGAAGACACCCGTATTTTACGTGATGAATACGGCGTAAATAGTATTGCCATAATGTCTAATGACCCCAATGAATATTCAGAAGACTCTTTTGACAACATGCGAGCTATCTCCGAAAAACTGGGGTTTCCGTTTCCTTACGTGTTAGATGAAACTCAGCAAGTGGCAAAAGCTTATGGTGCCGTTTGTACTCCAGATTTTTTTGGCACGGTAAACATTTAAACCATACCCCGCACTACTTTACTTAGAATCATAGACATTAAATTAATCACCTGTTATGCTGTATCCATTCTCAAATAATGGGTTAGAGCTATGGCTGTTCTTGAAAATATCAATCATCAACCAATGATGTTTGAACCAACCTCAATCAATTCTGAGCACGGCTTAGTTGCCAACCCCAACAGAAAGCCTCTTGACTCATTTCCTCAAATTTTCTTCTCAGATGGCGAGCCTTGGTACGAAGCAAATAGATATGCTTTTTATCGCCATGATGATTTACAAAAGGAATTAAAAACTGTAAGCCGTGAAATGACACACTTGGCACGTTATGCCGATTGGTTAGAAGAGGCAGACTTGCATTGGTTGCACTTCCCGAAGAAGAAAGGTGAACGCTGCTTATTCAAGTTTAGAGGTTATCTGATAGATCAAAGAGACAAAGGATTCCTAGCACCATCAACAGCAACGCAAACAATGACAGCTGTAATTGCATTTTATCGATGGGCTTCAGCAACAGGATATGCTGGAGAGCGTTCAAAACTATTTGATGACAAAACTAAAGTCGTCTCATTTTTCGACAAAGTTGGTTTTAGCCGAACCATGAGTGTGACATCTTCAGAACTTTCTATTCCCAATCGAACTAGAACAGGAACCCTCCTTGAAGATGGATTAACCCCAATTAACCAAGCTAGCACTAAAACTCTTATGGCTTACCTTTCTGAACATCGAAACTATGAACTTTACTTGATTTCTAAGGTAGCGCTTCAAACAGGTTGCCGCCATGAAACAGTTACAACGCTCAATATTGACGCAGTTCAAAACGCATACCCTGATCAAATTCTGTCAAACATCATGAGAGTAAAAGTTGGCCCAGGAACAGGTGTGGAAACCAAATTTAATGCATCTGGAGATATTTATATCCCTCAAGCATTGCTTTCAGAGTTAACCGAATACTTCAATTCAGCAGAAGCGATATTAAGACGCTCCAAAGCCTCGAACGCACTCCAAAGAAATATCTTCTTAACATCCCGAGGAAACAGATACACCTCTCAGACATTTGGCACACTATTACATCGTTTAAAAAACGAACTAATTGAAGCTGGTCATACGGAATTTGGCCGTTTTAAATTCCATCAACTAAGAGCAACTTTCGGAACTATGTTGATGCGAGCACTTCTTAAAA
Encoded here:
- the cydB gene encoding cytochrome d ubiquinol oxidase subunit II — protein: MDLINAWAAILIFSIFMYVVLDGFDLGVGIIFPFFADSSQRDVMINSIAPVWDGNETWLIFTGVCLLAIFPKAYSILLPALYIPVIAMLLGLVFRGVAFEFREAGGAWKLRWDILFHIGSVVVAFSQGIILGSVIQGTTIFNGQFAGYWLDWLSPFTLFTGLAVVIGYALMGASWLVMKTTDGMQQKARTISAFAITITFVALIIISLWTTDLNQYYFDKWFNWPGYWFTLLIPLMSIIATTWFIYGLYKQSQFTQKQATEKQVTAKHQSTPFLASIALFASGYIGVLYNLYPYILPPNLTFKAAAAPDSSLHFLIIGTLVMLPIVVSYFVYSHYVFRGKVKPKELDY
- a CDS encoding SMP-30/gluconolactonase/LRE family protein, giving the protein MSAIPHIKKVDIVWLIGDVMDVQVLNKKGLLVALGLFFTGLVSLSSISVVHAANTADAKNSVNIVVDNVGFQTPESVEYDAKHDVYLVANIHGSPFDKDNNGFISKLSPDGKVLDLKWIAGGKNGVKLSAPKGMVADGNTLYVADIDTIRTFDLTTGKPMASFPIAGSSFLNGVTPSSQGGVWVTDSGVAAGFKPAGTDAIYHVSAKGDITTLTKGQDLGRPNGILEKDGQLIMVTIASGQVHRFDLQGKLLSSEKLPYNKLDGLITDNNGNVIFSSWKAQAIKEMQNNAEPKTLFSGLESPADLGFDSKRERLLIPSFLTNKVWIKSLVNN
- a CDS encoding site-specific integrase encodes the protein MAVLENINHQPMMFEPTSINSEHGLVANPNRKPLDSFPQIFFSDGEPWYEANRYAFYRHDDLQKELKTVSREMTHLARYADWLEEADLHWLHFPKKKGERCLFKFRGYLIDQRDKGFLAPSTATQTMTAVIAFYRWASATGYAGERSKLFDDKTKVVSFFDKVGFSRTMSVTSSELSIPNRTRTGTLLEDGLTPINQASTKTLMAYLSEHRNYELYLISKVALQTGCRHETVTTLNIDAVQNAYPDQILSNIMRVKVGPGTGVETKFNASGDIYIPQALLSELTEYFNSAEAILRRSKASNALQRNIFLTSRGNRYTSQTFGTLLHRLKNELIEAGHTEFGRFKFHQLRATFGTMLMRALLKTQGMSSLNAIEFVQEAMLHKDPSSTWKYIKFIEKEPIEEKFLETLWSIFTGSQEQSNQIIEHLTSGETFEDE